The following proteins are encoded in a genomic region of Rubrobacter xylanophilus DSM 9941:
- a CDS encoding ABC-F family ATP-binding cassette domain-containing protein translates to MKVIVASNLVKHQGGLRVLSGASLAIEAGEKVGLVGRNGAGKTTLLEILAGRLRPDEGSVEYPGGARVGMTDQSLYAGERGRSTLEEEITSAFAPLMRRESELRELEERISGDPSGELLERYGRLQGEFERDGGYSYRARAASAISGLGFDPEDWRRPLASFSGGEQSRIALARLLLEEPDLLLLDEPTNHLDLKAMEWLEGFLKGLRSAVLVVSHDRHFLDAVADSILELEDGRLERYPGNYTRYAAEKAAREERLARKAKANAERRAQLERFIERNRAKARKASQAKSKQKLLERMEKVEPPRRKARRGMRLELGGASRTGRVVLEMEDVAYAHGDGEAVISGADLVIERGEKVALVGPNGAGKSTLMRLAAGQLSPQRGSVNLGHNVRPAYQDQQLTGLDDGKTLLRETMDKTGLDPDEARDLLGAFLFSGDDVFKKVGSLSGGERSRLALAEIVAGEANLLLLDEPTNNLDIPSREALEEALAGYGGTVLLISHDRYLLRRVATRIIELEGGGLRDYPGGYDYYRSHRRVEAREPGGRRGRRSRIQPGQSPQQSVLAARLVAVEGEIEAVERRINRLEKELATADLYADGRRSREVVLEHRELKGVLERLYADWGELLEEAEEAGL, encoded by the coding sequence ATGAAGGTGATTGTCGCAAGCAACCTCGTAAAGCACCAGGGCGGCCTCCGCGTGCTCTCCGGAGCCTCGCTCGCCATAGAGGCCGGGGAGAAGGTCGGGCTCGTCGGGCGCAACGGGGCCGGCAAGACCACCCTGCTGGAGATACTGGCCGGGCGGCTCCGTCCGGACGAGGGGTCGGTGGAGTACCCGGGCGGCGCCCGGGTGGGGATGACCGACCAGAGCCTCTACGCCGGAGAGCGCGGCCGGAGCACGCTGGAGGAGGAGATAACCTCGGCGTTCGCCCCGCTCATGCGGCGCGAGTCGGAGCTCAGGGAGCTGGAGGAGCGCATCTCCGGCGACCCCTCCGGGGAGCTCCTGGAGCGCTACGGCCGGCTGCAGGGCGAGTTCGAGCGCGACGGGGGCTACAGCTACCGGGCGCGGGCGGCCTCGGCCATCTCGGGGCTCGGCTTCGACCCCGAGGACTGGAGGCGCCCCCTGGCCTCCTTCTCCGGCGGGGAGCAGAGCCGCATCGCCCTCGCGAGGCTCCTGCTCGAGGAGCCGGACCTCCTCCTGCTCGACGAGCCCACGAACCACCTGGACCTGAAGGCCATGGAGTGGCTGGAGGGCTTCCTGAAGGGGCTGAGGAGCGCGGTGCTCGTCGTCTCCCACGACCGGCACTTTCTGGACGCCGTGGCCGACTCCATCCTGGAGCTCGAGGACGGCAGGCTCGAGCGCTACCCCGGCAACTACACCCGCTACGCCGCAGAGAAGGCCGCCCGGGAGGAGCGGCTCGCGCGCAAGGCCAAGGCCAACGCCGAGCGCAGGGCCCAGCTCGAGCGCTTCATCGAGAGGAACCGGGCCAAGGCCCGCAAGGCGAGCCAGGCCAAGAGCAAGCAGAAGCTCCTGGAGAGGATGGAGAAGGTGGAGCCGCCCAGGAGAAAGGCCCGCAGGGGGATGCGGCTCGAGCTCGGCGGCGCCTCCCGGACGGGGCGGGTGGTGCTGGAGATGGAGGACGTGGCCTACGCCCACGGGGACGGGGAGGCCGTGATCTCGGGGGCCGACCTCGTCATCGAGCGCGGCGAGAAGGTCGCCCTCGTCGGGCCCAACGGGGCCGGGAAGAGCACGCTGATGCGCCTGGCGGCCGGGCAGCTCTCCCCGCAGCGGGGGAGCGTCAACCTCGGGCACAACGTCCGCCCGGCGTACCAGGACCAGCAGCTCACCGGCCTCGACGACGGGAAGACCCTCCTGCGGGAGACCATGGACAAGACCGGCCTCGACCCGGACGAGGCCCGCGACCTCCTCGGGGCCTTCCTCTTCTCCGGGGACGACGTCTTCAAGAAGGTCGGCTCGCTCTCCGGCGGCGAGAGGAGCCGGCTCGCGCTCGCCGAGATCGTCGCGGGGGAGGCCAACCTCCTCCTGCTCGACGAGCCCACGAACAACCTGGACATCCCCTCTCGGGAGGCGCTCGAGGAGGCGCTCGCCGGGTACGGCGGGACGGTCCTCCTCATCTCCCACGACCGCTACCTCCTGCGCCGGGTGGCCACCAGGATCATCGAGCTGGAGGGCGGCGGACTCCGCGACTACCCCGGCGGCTACGACTACTACCGCTCGCACCGGCGGGTGGAGGCAAGAGAGCCCGGAGGAAGGCGGGGCCGCCGGAGCCGCATCCAACCGGGCCAGAGCCCGCAGCAGAGCGTGCTCGCCGCCCGGCTCGTAGCCGTGGAGGGGGAGATAGAGGCGGTGGAGCGGAGGATCAACCGGCTGGAGAAGGAGCTCGCCACCGCCGACCTCTACGCCGACGGCAGGCGCTCCCGCGAGGTCGTGCTGGAGCACCGCGAGCTGAAGGGCGTGCTGGAGAGGCTCTACGCCGACTGGGGAGAGCTGCTGGAGGAGGCCGAAGAGGCCGGGCTGTGA
- the trxA gene encoding thioredoxin produces MAVKDVTDDTFKSEVLDSDKPVIVDFWAPWCAPCRRVAPVLEELSESRDDVKFVKLNVDDNQNTTLNYSVTSIPTIARFENGQVTRRAVGALPKQQLMEQLDL; encoded by the coding sequence ATGGCGGTCAAGGACGTAACCGACGACACCTTCAAGAGCGAGGTGCTCGACTCCGACAAGCCGGTCATCGTGGACTTCTGGGCGCCGTGGTGCGCCCCGTGCAGGCGGGTGGCCCCGGTGCTCGAGGAGCTCTCCGAGTCCCGCGACGACGTGAAGTTCGTCAAGCTCAACGTCGACGACAACCAGAACACCACCCTCAACTACAGCGTGACCAGCATCCCCACCATCGCCCGCTTCGAGAACGGGCAGGTCACCCGCCGGGCGGTCGGGGCGCTGCCCAAGCAGCAGCTCATGGAGCAGCTCGACCTCTGA
- the groES gene encoding co-chaperone GroES produces MKFKPLGERALVKLVEREEKTASGIVLPDTAKEKPQTAEVIAVGDSEDIKVKEGDVVVFAKYSGTEISLNGDDYMILDADDILGVVEE; encoded by the coding sequence ATGAAGTTCAAGCCTCTAGGCGAGCGCGCGCTGGTCAAGCTCGTAGAGCGGGAGGAGAAGACCGCCTCGGGCATCGTGCTCCCCGACACCGCCAAGGAGAAGCCGCAGACGGCCGAGGTCATCGCGGTGGGCGACTCCGAGGACATCAAGGTCAAGGAGGGCGACGTCGTCGTCTTCGCCAAGTACTCGGGGACCGAGATCAGCCTCAACGGCGATGACTACATGATCCTGGATGCGGACGACATCCTGGGGGTGGTCGAGGAGTAG
- a CDS encoding N-acetylmuramoyl-L-alanine amidase, with the protein MRTLRRGDRGREVVDLQTRLQALGYDLGNRGIDGVFREETELAVRAFQQRVGILADGLVGPVTWRELVEAGYRPGGRLLYLRQPPFRGADVMEMQRMLNDLGFDPGAVNGLFDGRTARAVRDFQKNAGLQPDGVVDGAVFKTLSIYAAQTLGTHQIPDKNDGFFPEDLFSGTIVIDAAHGGPDRGHVAPGGLSEADLNLAVAHELAQILPAREVLLTRSDDEEVSQADRAFLANTSGAKMIVSLHHASHPNPAARGTASFYFERLGYRSHRGRMAAAYLQRGVSRALGTKDIGEFGRSYDILRETNIPAVMVELLYLSNPEDRRLATDRYYPAAVAEAITNALEQYASRDRRFIAVPG; encoded by the coding sequence GTGCGCACGCTGAGGAGGGGAGACCGGGGCCGGGAGGTCGTGGACCTGCAGACCCGCCTGCAGGCGCTCGGCTACGACCTGGGCAACCGGGGCATAGACGGCGTGTTCCGGGAGGAGACCGAGCTGGCGGTGCGGGCCTTCCAGCAGAGGGTGGGCATCCTGGCCGACGGCCTGGTTGGGCCGGTGACCTGGAGGGAGCTGGTGGAGGCCGGTTACCGCCCCGGGGGGCGCCTGCTCTACCTGCGGCAGCCGCCCTTCAGGGGGGCCGACGTGATGGAGATGCAGCGGATGCTCAACGACCTGGGCTTCGACCCCGGCGCCGTCAACGGCCTCTTCGACGGGCGCACCGCCCGCGCCGTGCGCGACTTCCAGAAGAACGCGGGGCTCCAGCCCGACGGGGTGGTGGACGGCGCGGTCTTCAAGACCCTGAGCATCTACGCCGCCCAGACGCTGGGCACGCACCAGATCCCGGACAAGAACGACGGCTTCTTCCCCGAGGATCTCTTCTCCGGCACGATCGTCATAGACGCGGCCCACGGCGGGCCGGACCGGGGGCACGTGGCCCCGGGCGGCCTCTCGGAGGCCGACCTCAACCTGGCCGTGGCCCACGAGCTCGCCCAGATCCTGCCCGCCCGCGAGGTGCTGCTGACCCGCAGCGACGACGAGGAGGTCTCGCAGGCCGACCGGGCCTTTCTGGCCAACACCTCGGGGGCGAAGATGATCGTCTCGCTCCACCACGCCAGCCACCCGAACCCGGCGGCGCGCGGCACCGCCTCCTTCTACTTCGAGCGGCTGGGATACCGGTCCCACCGGGGCCGGATGGCGGCCGCCTACCTGCAGCGCGGGGTGAGCCGGGCCCTGGGGACGAAGGACATCGGGGAGTTCGGCCGCTCGTACGACATCCTGCGCGAGACCAACATCCCGGCGGTTATGGTCGAGCTGCTCTACCTCTCCAACCCGGAGGACCGGCGGCTGGCCACCGACCGCTACTACCCGGCCGCGGTGGCCGAGGCGATAACCAACGCGCTGGAGCAGTACGCGAGCCGGGACAGGCGGTTCATCGCCGTCCCCGGCTGA
- a CDS encoding D-alanyl-D-alanine carboxypeptidase family protein, protein MLSRSWPPRRLLAAALPLVLLAWAGPAALAQPSGVAADAWALADLRSGELLASHDAGERLPMASTTKIMLAIVALREGGLDREVAVSPRAAAYAAPPYSNVGLRAGDVLSLRELLMASLISSGDDAAYALAEALGGGSVERLVEKMNREARRLGLEDTHFQNPVGLDGRRHRSSARDLVRMSREAMQYPLFREIVATRYAVISTPDREIPLTNTNELLFTYPPATGIKTGTTPAAGPCLVASAASGDESYVAVVLDARADRFAASLRLLEYGFSAYDRRELVRRGERYASVEVPYRRGERVPLVAGESLSALLGPGDRVRREVEVPDEPPGSARRGERLGRVVVWVGGERAGSVPLVAARGYEEASLWEKLWYTVEGFFSEEGG, encoded by the coding sequence GTGCTTTCGAGAAGCTGGCCGCCAAGACGCCTGCTCGCCGCCGCCCTGCCGCTCGTCCTTCTGGCCTGGGCCGGGCCGGCGGCGCTGGCCCAGCCCTCCGGGGTGGCGGCCGACGCCTGGGCGCTCGCGGACCTGCGCAGCGGCGAGCTGCTCGCCTCCCACGACGCCGGGGAGCGGCTCCCGATGGCCTCGACCACCAAGATCATGCTCGCCATCGTCGCCCTGCGGGAGGGGGGGCTGGACCGGGAGGTCGCCGTCTCGCCGCGGGCCGCGGCCTACGCCGCCCCGCCCTACAGCAACGTGGGGCTGAGGGCCGGGGACGTGCTGAGCCTCCGGGAGCTGCTCATGGCCTCCCTCATCTCCTCGGGGGACGATGCGGCCTACGCCCTCGCCGAGGCCCTCGGCGGGGGCAGCGTGGAGCGCCTGGTGGAGAAGATGAACCGGGAGGCCCGGCGCCTCGGGCTCGAGGACACCCACTTCCAGAACCCCGTCGGGCTCGACGGGAGGCGGCACCGCTCCAGCGCGCGCGACCTCGTGCGCATGTCCCGCGAGGCCATGCAGTATCCCCTCTTCAGGGAGATCGTGGCCACGCGCTACGCCGTGATCTCCACCCCGGACCGCGAGATACCGCTCACCAACACCAACGAGCTGCTCTTCACCTACCCGCCCGCCACCGGGATAAAGACCGGGACCACCCCGGCCGCGGGGCCCTGCCTCGTCGCCTCGGCCGCATCGGGCGACGAGTCGTACGTGGCCGTCGTCCTCGACGCCCGCGCGGACCGCTTCGCCGCCTCGCTGCGGCTGCTGGAGTACGGCTTCTCGGCCTACGACCGCCGGGAGCTCGTCCGCCGCGGCGAGCGCTACGCCAGCGTGGAGGTCCCCTACCGGCGGGGCGAGCGCGTGCCGCTGGTGGCCGGGGAGAGCCTCAGCGCGCTTCTGGGTCCCGGCGACCGCGTGCGGCGGGAGGTGGAGGTCCCCGACGAGCCTCCCGGCTCCGCCCGGCGCGGGGAGAGGCTCGGGAGGGTCGTCGTGTGGGTCGGCGGGGAGCGGGCGGGGAGCGTCCCGCTCGTCGCGGCGCGCGGCTACGAGGAGGCCTCCCTGTGGGAGAAGCTGTGGTATACAGTTGAGGGCTTCTTCTCGGAAGAGGGAGGGTGA
- a CDS encoding 1-phosphofructokinase family hexose kinase, whose translation MILTVTLNAAVARTLVVPNLSLGHRHRAQESAVLAGGKGINVARSLRALGVPVIATGFAGGRNGDAIRDGLSAAAIPFDLIEIKGQSRTSIALIDPMGQTQTEINEYGPEVEPGEQAEFRRHFGQLLEYATAVVFAGSLPPNMEEGFLVELVEQARERGLYTVVDSTPTVLRAALKACPSLVSPNQHEAESVVGFDFIEEEDYLRGLARLVEMGARHACITSREGHSYLTTREGVLSARAPMVERVSTIGSGDAYLAGLLAGLLHRHYAPPEAVKLAAGCAAANAETLGAGVFDVRRAEELAGAVKVEAVSYQPGGDRV comes from the coding sequence ATGATCCTGACGGTCACCCTGAACGCCGCCGTTGCCCGGACCCTCGTGGTGCCAAACCTGTCTTTGGGGCACCGCCACCGGGCGCAGGAGAGCGCCGTTCTGGCCGGGGGCAAGGGGATAAACGTGGCCCGCAGCCTCAGGGCCCTCGGGGTGCCGGTCATCGCCACCGGTTTCGCCGGCGGGCGCAACGGGGACGCCATCCGCGACGGGCTCTCCGCCGCGGCCATCCCCTTCGACCTCATCGAGATAAAGGGCCAGTCGCGCACCTCCATCGCCCTCATAGACCCCATGGGCCAGACCCAGACCGAGATCAACGAGTACGGTCCCGAGGTGGAGCCCGGGGAGCAGGCGGAGTTCCGGCGCCACTTCGGGCAGCTGCTCGAGTACGCCACCGCGGTGGTCTTCGCCGGGAGCCTCCCGCCGAACATGGAGGAGGGCTTCCTCGTCGAGCTGGTGGAGCAGGCCCGGGAGCGGGGGCTCTACACCGTGGTCGACTCCACGCCGACCGTGCTCAGGGCCGCGCTCAAGGCCTGCCCCTCGCTCGTCAGCCCCAACCAGCACGAGGCCGAGAGCGTGGTGGGCTTCGACTTCATAGAGGAGGAGGACTACCTGCGGGGGCTGGCCCGGCTGGTGGAGATGGGGGCCCGCCACGCCTGCATAACCTCCCGCGAGGGCCACTCCTACCTGACCACCCGCGAGGGCGTGCTCTCGGCGCGGGCGCCGATGGTGGAGCGCGTCTCCACCATCGGCAGCGGGGACGCCTACCTCGCCGGCCTCCTGGCCGGGCTTCTGCACCGGCACTACGCCCCGCCGGAGGCGGTCAAGCTCGCCGCCGGCTGCGCGGCGGCCAACGCCGAGACCCTGGGCGCGGGGGTCTTCGACGTGCGCCGGGCCGAGGAGCTGGCCGGCGCCGTGAAGGTGGAGGCCGTCTCCTACCAGCCCGGCGGGGACAGGGTCTAG